Proteins encoded by one window of Phycisphaerae bacterium:
- the nuoE gene encoding NADH-quinone oxidoreductase subunit NuoE, translating into MLVTEQERMKQDIQEWVSQYGSGRDALMPILQNVQKKYRCVSDFAMQQVADMLGIHPVEVYGVVTFYSFLDTKPQGRFVIRLCQTIACDMAGKGRVAQQLRNDLEIDFGQTTRDGMFTLEWANCLGMCDQGPAMLVNDEVHTKVTPEKVHAIIEACRRTVTQYAGAASASHKEGH; encoded by the coding sequence ATGCTGGTGACGGAACAGGAACGGATGAAACAGGACATCCAGGAATGGGTGTCGCAGTACGGCAGCGGGCGGGACGCCCTGATGCCGATTTTGCAGAATGTTCAGAAGAAGTACCGCTGCGTGTCGGACTTTGCGATGCAGCAGGTCGCGGACATGCTGGGCATCCACCCGGTGGAGGTCTACGGGGTGGTGACGTTCTACAGCTTCTTGGACACCAAGCCGCAGGGGCGGTTCGTGATCCGGCTGTGCCAGACGATTGCGTGCGACATGGCGGGCAAGGGGCGGGTGGCCCAGCAGTTGCGGAACGACCTGGAGATTGACTTCGGCCAGACGACCAGGGACGGGATGTTTACCTTGGAGTGGGCCAACTGCCTGGGCATGTGCGACCAGGGGCCGGCGATGCTGGTCAACGACGAGGTGCACACGAAGGTGACGCCGGAGAAGGTGCACGCGATCATCGAGGCGTGCCGCCGAACGGTGACGCAGTACGCGGGCGCGGCGTCGGCTTCGCATAAGGAGGGCCACTAG
- a CDS encoding response regulator transcription factor yields the protein MARILIIDDDPDVVEASRIPLERAGHQISSAGSRQEGMSAISKQNPDLLILDVMMDRPDDGVAMAQELRRSGFSAPILMLTNLSHVTGMDFGKDEDVVPVDEFLAKPLDPSTLVSKVDELLKKEG from the coding sequence ATGGCCAGGATACTCATCATTGACGATGATCCGGACGTGGTGGAGGCGAGCCGGATCCCTCTGGAGCGAGCGGGTCACCAGATTTCATCGGCGGGCAGCCGGCAGGAGGGGATGTCGGCGATTTCGAAGCAGAATCCCGATTTGTTGATTTTGGACGTGATGATGGACCGTCCGGACGACGGGGTGGCGATGGCCCAGGAGTTGCGTCGCAGCGGTTTTTCCGCTCCCATCCTGATGTTGACGAACCTCTCGCACGTGACGGGCATGGACTTCGGGAAGGACGAGGACGTGGTTCCGGTGGATGAATTCCTGGCCAAGCCGTTGGATCCGTCCACGCTGGTTTCGAAGGTCGACGAACTACTGAAGAAGGAGGGCTAA
- a CDS encoding manganese efflux pump, whose amino-acid sequence MSYFTIVIVALGLSMDTLAIAAAVGMGYQPITFRTVFRIGWHFTLFQVGLLVLGYEAGAFINQYLSAYDHWLAAGLLWAIGGHMLWEWYEGKLPTYSSDPSRGLSLVVLSVATSIDALAVGGSLGLTGQPIGLAAVVLAVMTAGLAVVGLEFGRRLGGILGRWALLAGGVALTGLGVKTLVNHLAG is encoded by the coding sequence GTGTCGTACTTTACGATTGTGATTGTCGCCCTGGGTCTGAGCATGGACACGCTGGCCATTGCGGCGGCGGTGGGGATGGGGTATCAGCCGATTACGTTTCGGACGGTATTTCGCATCGGCTGGCATTTCACGCTGTTTCAGGTCGGTCTCCTGGTTTTGGGATACGAGGCCGGGGCGTTTATCAACCAGTACCTGTCGGCTTACGACCATTGGCTGGCGGCGGGGTTGCTGTGGGCGATCGGCGGGCACATGCTGTGGGAGTGGTACGAGGGCAAACTTCCGACGTACAGTTCGGATCCGTCGCGGGGGTTAAGTCTGGTTGTCTTGTCGGTGGCGACGAGCATCGACGCTTTGGCGGTCGGCGGGTCGCTGGGGTTGACGGGCCAGCCGATCGGGTTGGCGGCGGTGGTTCTGGCGGTGATGACGGCTGGGCTGGCGGTCGTGGGGTTGGAGTTCGGCCGCCGGCTTGGTGGGATTCTTGGGCGATGGGCGCTGCTGGCGGGCGGGGTGGCCCTGACGGGGCTTGGGGTCAAGACGCTGGTCAATCACCTGGCGGGCTAG
- a CDS encoding dehydrogenase, protein MVQTTTGKLTYDTVAADAGLKAALGRSRADVIGTLDASGLRGRGGAGFPTSVKWNFAAAARSGEKYVVCNADEGEPGTFKDRVILSDYADLVFEGMTIGGYAIGARRGVLYLRAEYTYLREGLEACLAKRRKEGTLGHNVMGKEGFDFDVEIRMGSGAYVCGEETALIESMEGNRGEPRNRPPFPVDTGFEGRPTIVNNVETFAWVACILGKGPEWFKGIGTAKSSGLKLFSVSGDCAKPGVYEFPMGITVSQLLKEVGGEGAKAVQIGGASGHCVPASQFERTIAFEDIPTGGSIIVFGPERDMLKVARNFLEFFVDESCGQCTPCREGNAKLLEGVELLEGGRCSTRYLRELCSLGETMQVASKCGLGQSSANAFLSIVANFRDEIMGRTNGSN, encoded by the coding sequence ATGGTGCAGACAACGACGGGCAAGTTGACGTACGACACGGTGGCGGCGGATGCGGGCCTCAAGGCTGCGCTGGGCCGGAGCCGTGCGGACGTGATCGGGACGCTGGACGCATCGGGCCTTCGCGGCCGTGGCGGGGCGGGGTTTCCGACGAGCGTGAAGTGGAACTTCGCGGCGGCGGCCCGGAGCGGTGAGAAGTACGTGGTGTGCAACGCGGACGAGGGCGAGCCGGGGACGTTCAAGGACCGGGTGATTCTCTCTGACTATGCGGATCTGGTGTTTGAAGGGATGACGATCGGCGGGTATGCGATCGGGGCCCGCCGCGGCGTGCTCTACCTTCGGGCCGAGTACACGTATCTGCGGGAGGGCCTGGAGGCGTGTCTGGCCAAGCGCCGCAAGGAGGGCACACTCGGCCACAACGTGATGGGCAAGGAAGGGTTCGACTTCGACGTCGAGATCCGGATGGGCTCGGGGGCGTACGTGTGCGGCGAAGAGACGGCGCTGATCGAGTCGATGGAAGGCAATCGCGGCGAGCCGCGTAACCGTCCGCCGTTCCCGGTGGACACCGGTTTTGAGGGACGTCCGACGATCGTCAACAACGTCGAGACGTTCGCGTGGGTGGCGTGCATTCTGGGCAAGGGCCCGGAGTGGTTCAAGGGCATCGGGACGGCCAAGTCGTCGGGTTTGAAGCTGTTCAGCGTGTCGGGCGACTGCGCGAAACCCGGCGTGTACGAGTTTCCGATGGGCATCACGGTCTCACAATTGCTCAAGGAGGTGGGCGGCGAAGGGGCCAAGGCGGTGCAGATCGGCGGGGCGTCGGGCCATTGCGTGCCGGCTTCGCAGTTCGAACGGACGATCGCGTTCGAGGACATTCCGACCGGCGGTTCGATCATCGTATTCGGTCCGGAGCGGGACATGCTGAAGGTGGCCCGGAACTTCCTGGAGTTCTTCGTGGACGAGTCGTGCGGGCAGTGCACGCCGTGCCGCGAAGGCAACGCGAAGCTGCTGGAGGGCGTGGAGCTGCTGGAGGGCGGGCGGTGCTCGACGCGTTACCTGCGCGAGCTGTGCTCGCTGGGCGAGACGATGCAGGTGGCGAGCAAGTGCGGCCTGGGCCAGTCGAGCGCGAACGCGTTTCTTTCGATCGTGGCGAATTT